Proteins encoded by one window of Aulosira sp. FACHB-615:
- the truB gene encoding tRNA pseudouridine(55) synthase TruB, which produces MQGFLNLNKPFDWTSHDCVARVRKLLRLKRVGHAGTLDPAATGVLPIAMGKATRLLQYLPGEKAYKATIRFGVRTTTDDLQGEIIASQPCANLSLAEIETAITQFVGKIEQIPPMYSAIQVDGKRLYDLARQGETVEVPVRTVEVFQIDILDWREGDFPELDVAIACGSGTYIRAIARDLGAVLNTGGTLAALTRTHSSGFNLTNSLSLTDLETQLQGGTFQPISPDVALQHLPTVTLPPELARKWCQGQKVSLNSDNFGLVRVYEEEMRFLGIGQSQDEILIPQMVFEPVS; this is translated from the coding sequence GTGCAAGGTTTTCTCAACTTAAACAAACCATTTGATTGGACTTCTCACGACTGTGTGGCGCGGGTACGCAAACTGTTGCGCCTCAAACGGGTAGGACATGCGGGAACTTTAGACCCCGCAGCGACTGGGGTTTTACCAATTGCAATGGGTAAAGCCACAAGGTTATTGCAGTATCTCCCAGGGGAAAAAGCTTACAAAGCTACTATCCGTTTTGGTGTGCGTACCACAACCGATGATTTGCAAGGAGAAATTATCGCCTCACAACCTTGTGCAAATTTGAGTTTGGCTGAAATCGAAACTGCAATTACACAATTTGTGGGCAAGATTGAACAAATACCGCCAATGTATAGTGCGATTCAAGTTGATGGCAAACGCTTGTATGATTTGGCGCGTCAAGGTGAAACAGTGGAAGTTCCTGTACGTACAGTTGAAGTTTTTCAGATAGATATTTTAGATTGGCGCGAGGGGGATTTTCCTGAATTAGATGTGGCGATCGCTTGTGGTAGTGGTACATATATTAGAGCGATCGCCCGTGATTTAGGCGCAGTCTTAAACACTGGTGGAACTCTCGCCGCTTTAACTCGCACCCACAGCAGTGGTTTTAATTTAACTAATAGTCTTTCTTTAACTGACTTAGAAACACAGTTGCAAGGCGGGACATTTCAACCCATTTCCCCGGATGTTGCTTTACAGCATTTACCCACCGTCACTTTACCTCCAGAACTCGCCCGCAAATGGTGTCAAGGACAAAAAGTTTCCCTCAATTCCGATAATTTTGGACTTGTGCGCGTATATGAAGAGGAAATGCGATTTTTAGGAATTGGACAATCGCAAGATGAAATATTAATTCCTCAAATGGTGTTTGAACCAGTTTCTTAA
- a CDS encoding YjbQ family protein — MGTWQQIFHLECDIKPRQRQIMVTVYGE, encoded by the coding sequence TTGGGTACTTGGCAGCAAATTTTTCATTTGGAATGTGATATCAAACCCCGCCAACGTCAAATTATGGTGACAGTTTACGGCGAGTAA
- a CDS encoding GNAT family N-acetyltransferase: MASNNLYIAKLSKSHNLKNFDCGNFDLNNYLIKYALKNQQSDSSTTYIACLEDNVIGYYTLTVASVIHENAPPRISKGLPKYPIPVVLLARLAVSKEFQKQGIGRGLLKNCLIRVNEAADLIGIRALLVHAKDEKARDWYQQFDFEPSPTDPLHLFLMLKDIRAILES; this comes from the coding sequence GTGGCATCTAACAATTTATATATCGCTAAATTATCAAAATCTCATAATCTAAAAAACTTTGATTGTGGGAATTTTGATTTAAATAATTATTTAATCAAATATGCTTTAAAAAATCAGCAATCTGATAGTTCGACCACCTATATCGCTTGCTTAGAAGATAATGTAATCGGTTACTATACTTTGACTGTAGCATCAGTTATTCATGAAAATGCACCACCTCGTATATCTAAAGGTTTACCAAAATATCCTATACCTGTTGTTTTATTAGCTCGGTTAGCAGTAAGCAAAGAATTTCAAAAACAAGGCATAGGGAGAGGTTTACTCAAAAACTGCTTAATTCGTGTCAATGAAGCTGCTGATCTGATTGGTATTCGTGCATTATTGGTTCATGCGAAAGATGAGAAAGCGCGTGACTGGTATCAACAATTTGATTTTGAACCTAGCCCAACAGATCCATTGCATTTATTTCTGATGTTAAAAGATATCCGCGCTATTTTAGAGAGCTAA
- a CDS encoding DUF6887 family protein: MTKPDFQKMTRKELKKYILSHPTDNEAIRELFITRRNPNAQTFPYPYDMPYEDVEAIFKTKLNLE; encoded by the coding sequence ATGACGAAGCCTGATTTTCAGAAAATGACTCGTAAGGAATTAAAAAAATACATCTTGTCTCATCCTACAGATAATGAGGCAATTCGAGAATTATTTATTACTCGAAGAAATCCTAATGCTCAAACCTTTCCCTACCCTTACGATATGCCTTATGAAGACGTTGAAGCGATTTTTAAAACTAAATTAAATCTAGAATAA
- a CDS encoding DUF1778 domain-containing protein yields the protein MSYPNEPRTERIDIRTSSSVKKLLQQAAAASHKNVSEFLLEHGLQAAQETLTNRKLFVLNDEQWQAFQNALDAPCVEKPRLRRLLTEPSVFE from the coding sequence ATGAGTTACCCAAATGAACCTAGAACGGAACGGATTGATATCCGTACTAGCTCTAGCGTTAAAAAGCTTTTACAGCAAGCAGCAGCAGCAAGTCATAAAAATGTTAGTGAATTTTTACTTGAACATGGTTTGCAAGCTGCACAAGAAACTTTAACGAATCGAAAGCTTTTTGTGTTAAACGATGAGCAATGGCAAGCTTTTCAAAACGCTCTGGATGCCCCCTGTGTTGAGAAACCACGCTTGCGTCGTTTGTTAACTGAGCCTAGCGTATTTGAGTAG
- a CDS encoding CAP domain-containing protein codes for MIQNKISSAGVATLALIGGVTAFSAPVQTATLQHTQMSDNNIQLAQTVNTAKLEAEVFTQINQYRASLGLPALRRNSTIDNQARTHSQNMATSNTLSHNGFGARIQAIAVTIPYSAAAENVAYNQGYSNPATQAVQGWLRSPGHLANIKGNYNLTGVGVAVNSRGAVYFTQIFIRRR; via the coding sequence ATGATTCAGAATAAAATATCCAGTGCTGGTGTAGCGACTCTAGCCTTGATTGGAGGCGTAACCGCTTTTTCCGCACCAGTTCAAACTGCTACCTTGCAACATACCCAAATGTCAGATAATAACATCCAACTGGCACAAACTGTAAATACTGCGAAGTTAGAAGCGGAGGTTTTCACTCAAATCAACCAATATCGAGCGTCTCTGGGTCTACCAGCGTTAAGGCGTAACTCAACTATTGACAATCAAGCTAGGACTCACAGTCAAAATATGGCTACAAGTAATACATTGAGTCATAATGGTTTTGGCGCAAGAATTCAAGCGATCGCAGTTACAATACCCTACAGCGCAGCAGCAGAAAATGTGGCTTACAACCAGGGATACAGCAATCCTGCAACCCAGGCTGTGCAAGGTTGGCTGAGAAGTCCAGGACATTTGGCTAATATCAAAGGTAATTACAACCTCACAGGTGTTGGTGTGGCGGTAAATAGCAGAGGTGCAGTTTACTTCACCCAAATATTTATCCGCAGACGTTAG